A stretch of the Thiomicrorhabdus indica genome encodes the following:
- a CDS encoding class I SAM-dependent methyltransferase — protein MNKEELTNAFNQRASDYDKGWEQLSPVLHGLYHLLSSILSELPHDAKILCVGAGTGAELSYLAQKNPNWHFTAVDPSSAMLDICRQRAKTEGFYSRCSFYEGYLETLPSEDKYDAATALLVSHFILEQQDRKKFFGEVANKLKLGGILTNADLSTGSSPHNYEALLDAWINITSSTDTSNEDQKQIRDMYFNDVAVLPPRQVASLIQSAGFELPVQFFQSGLIHAWFSKCAFHQAS, from the coding sequence ATGAATAAAGAAGAGCTAACCAACGCATTCAATCAGCGTGCCTCCGATTATGACAAGGGATGGGAACAATTATCACCTGTTCTCCACGGTCTGTACCATTTACTCAGCTCAATTCTCTCGGAATTACCTCATGATGCAAAAATACTCTGCGTTGGAGCTGGAACTGGTGCCGAGCTATCATACCTAGCGCAAAAAAATCCTAATTGGCACTTCACAGCTGTTGACCCCTCATCCGCAATGTTAGACATTTGCCGCCAGCGCGCAAAGACCGAAGGGTTTTATTCTCGTTGTAGTTTTTACGAAGGCTATCTTGAAACACTTCCCTCTGAAGACAAATATGATGCCGCGACCGCCCTTCTTGTATCCCATTTCATTCTTGAACAACAGGATCGTAAGAAGTTTTTCGGAGAAGTTGCCAATAAGTTAAAGCTAGGAGGGATATTAACCAATGCCGATTTATCAACCGGAAGCAGTCCTCACAACTATGAAGCTCTATTGGATGCTTGGATAAATATAACCTCTAGTACTGACACTTCGAACGAGGATCAAAAACAAATACGGGATATGTATTTTAATGATGTTGCCGTACTACCTCCACGACAAGTCGCATCGCTAATTCAATCGGCAGGTTTTGAGTTACCGGTACAATTTTTCCAATCTGGATTAATTCACGCTTGGTTCTCAAAATGCGCTTTCCACCAAGCAAGTTAA
- a CDS encoding thioesterase domain-containing protein codes for MLEALQNRLHEDIPLTKHMGIEIDSYDGETLSLKAPLNRNINHKQTAFGGSLYSVSVLTGWSLIYLILQEANLEGHIVIQKTQTHFLLPVSTDLMTQCRIPNPQDKARFLKVYHRKGLARLHLNVEITDEKGNTQLCFEGDYVVHKHPLPN; via the coding sequence ATGTTGGAAGCTTTGCAAAATCGCCTACATGAGGACATCCCGCTAACCAAACATATGGGGATTGAAATCGATAGCTACGATGGAGAAACTCTGTCACTTAAAGCGCCTCTGAATCGAAACATTAATCATAAACAGACGGCTTTCGGCGGCAGTCTTTATTCGGTATCCGTGCTAACCGGCTGGAGTTTGATTTACTTGATCTTGCAGGAAGCGAATCTTGAGGGCCATATTGTCATTCAAAAAACACAAACCCATTTCCTGCTTCCGGTCAGTACAGACCTGATGACCCAATGTCGAATCCCTAATCCACAAGACAAGGCACGTTTTTTAAAGGTTTATCATCGAAAAGGTTTGGCTAGGCTGCACTTGAACGTAGAAATCACAGACGAGAAAGGAAACACCCAGCTCTGCTTTGAAGGCGATTATGTCGTTCATAAACATCCTTTGCCGAACTGA
- a CDS encoding FecCD family ABC transporter permease: protein MNHSRLFDHPYFGLIAMSFFMMVVAIYSLSVGAIQTDWVKASAALITEIDPFTEKVVMDIRLPRILLAILVGAALGVAGAALQGLFRNPLADPSLVGVSSGAALAAVSVIVLGSSSLSGWVAWGGYFALPIAAFLGGLVVTLIIYQIATRNGRTDVGLMLLAGIAINAIAGAATGILTYYATDEELRSLTFWSMGSIASASNEDLLMVSLPIILAIGALPYFAKSLNAFLMGELVCHHMGYKLKQLKTGVIVLSALAVGSAVAVSGMIGFIGLVAPHLVRLLLGPDHRWLLPGSAIMGAMLVLGSDMVARTLLAPAELPIGLVIAAFGGPFFLWLLLQRRSRVGW from the coding sequence ATGAACCACTCTCGTCTCTTTGATCATCCTTATTTTGGTTTAATTGCGATGAGTTTCTTTATGATGGTTGTGGCGATTTATTCTTTGTCTGTCGGCGCGATTCAAACGGATTGGGTCAAAGCCAGCGCAGCCTTAATTACGGAAATAGATCCTTTTACTGAAAAGGTGGTGATGGATATTCGGCTTCCGAGAATTTTGCTGGCGATTTTGGTTGGAGCCGCTTTGGGAGTGGCAGGAGCCGCCTTACAGGGCTTATTTCGAAACCCTCTGGCCGATCCCAGTTTGGTGGGCGTTTCAAGCGGTGCAGCTTTAGCCGCTGTTTCAGTGATTGTTTTAGGAAGTAGTTCGCTGTCAGGCTGGGTCGCTTGGGGAGGTTATTTTGCACTGCCGATAGCTGCTTTTTTAGGTGGTCTTGTTGTTACGTTAATCATTTATCAAATTGCCACTCGTAATGGCCGAACGGATGTTGGACTTATGCTCTTGGCAGGGATTGCGATTAATGCGATTGCAGGCGCAGCGACTGGGATCTTGACCTATTATGCAACAGATGAAGAGTTACGTAGTTTGACTTTCTGGAGTATGGGTTCGATCGCGAGTGCTTCAAACGAAGATTTATTGATGGTTTCGTTACCCATCATTTTAGCCATCGGTGCACTGCCTTATTTTGCCAAGAGCTTGAATGCTTTTTTGATGGGGGAGTTGGTTTGCCATCATATGGGGTATAAGCTTAAGCAGCTCAAGACTGGTGTGATTGTGTTAAGTGCTTTAGCGGTTGGTTCTGCGGTTGCGGTAAGTGGAATGATTGGCTTTATTGGCTTGGTTGCTCCGCATTTAGTTCGTCTGTTACTTGGGCCGGATCATCGCTGGTTACTGCCAGGAAGTGCCATTATGGGGGCAATGTTAGTGCTTGGGTCAGATATGGTCGCAAGAACTCTTCTAGCACCAGCAGAATTGCCGATTGGATTGGTGATTGCCGCTTTTGGTGGGCCTTTCTTTTTATGGCTCTTGTTGCAGCGACGCAGTCGAGTCGGCTGGTAA
- a CDS encoding ABC transporter ATP-binding protein, translating to MSDSNHDTITAKSGLWGVIVPVKVRINIAIGLGALSSLLVLAAIVSLAVVVHSLVINDHQHWLWVGLAFMFTILGLATKLAAFTLSHLAAFKLEVILRTALADHLAKLPLGFLIEKGSGRLTKVIQDDVKALHAFAADSTPFFGRSFAMPIATFILVMLIDWRLGLVAFFMLAIGMGIMSLAFKNHKELADRYDSEREKIHHSVIEFVQAMPVVRTFDDGSQSFGRYMTALEGFREVFSKWMSQSGTAAKAGMLALSPLPTVMALLIIGGYFYINQQIEFSTWLAILLIGSGLVESIMPLMWLNQFIRKAQTSALRIQSLLEEPVMPLTETPQQPNDASIAFNQVDFNYGTREQNALKKVSFQVPQGTVAALVGPSGAGKSTAAKLIPRFWDVTNGAIKIGGVDVRDMSPETLMSKVSFVFQDTFLFHDSLANNIRLGIDGATQEQIEAAAKSAQAHDFIQRLPQGYNTIAGDRGTRLSGGQRQRITIARAILQNRPIVVLDEATAFADPENEAALIQALANLMQGRTVIIIAHRLSTIKDADQIIVFDQGEVVEKGQHSALVEQRGVYARLWRNYEKAQGWSLGKNSNKEAK from the coding sequence ATGTCTGATTCAAATCACGATACGATTACCGCTAAAAGCGGATTATGGGGCGTGATTGTACCAGTAAAAGTTCGTATCAATATTGCGATTGGCTTAGGCGCTTTAAGTAGCCTGCTGGTTCTTGCGGCAATTGTCAGTTTGGCAGTGGTCGTGCACAGTCTTGTCATAAATGATCATCAACATTGGCTCTGGGTCGGATTAGCTTTTATGTTTACCATTTTAGGATTAGCGACAAAATTAGCCGCTTTTACCTTATCTCACCTCGCAGCTTTCAAGCTTGAGGTAATTTTGCGCACCGCATTAGCAGATCATTTAGCAAAACTACCGCTTGGTTTTCTGATTGAGAAAGGTTCCGGCCGTCTAACAAAAGTAATTCAAGACGATGTCAAAGCGCTGCATGCTTTTGCAGCAGACAGCACGCCCTTTTTTGGTCGTTCCTTTGCCATGCCTATTGCAACCTTTATTTTAGTTATGCTAATTGACTGGCGTTTGGGTTTAGTAGCATTCTTCATGTTAGCCATCGGCATGGGAATTATGAGCTTAGCATTTAAAAACCACAAAGAGCTTGCTGATCGCTACGATTCCGAGCGTGAAAAAATTCATCATAGCGTAATTGAATTTGTACAAGCTATGCCTGTGGTACGTACTTTTGATGATGGTAGCCAATCGTTTGGACGCTATATGACAGCGCTTGAAGGTTTCCGTGAAGTGTTTTCCAAATGGATGTCTCAGTCAGGTACTGCTGCAAAAGCGGGGATGTTAGCGCTTAGCCCTCTACCGACCGTCATGGCGCTATTAATTATAGGGGGATATTTTTATATCAACCAACAAATTGAGTTTTCCACTTGGCTAGCAATTCTGCTAATCGGCTCCGGTTTAGTGGAATCGATTATGCCTCTAATGTGGCTGAATCAATTTATTCGCAAGGCACAAACCAGTGCCTTACGAATTCAAAGCCTGCTTGAGGAACCAGTAATGCCCTTAACTGAGACACCACAACAACCAAACGATGCCAGTATTGCTTTTAATCAAGTTGATTTTAATTACGGCACACGAGAACAAAATGCGCTAAAAAAAGTTAGCTTTCAAGTACCGCAAGGAACAGTCGCAGCGTTGGTTGGGCCATCTGGAGCAGGAAAAAGTACCGCTGCTAAACTGATTCCGCGTTTTTGGGATGTCACAAATGGTGCCATCAAAATCGGCGGTGTTGATGTCCGTGACATGTCTCCAGAAACATTAATGAGTAAAGTGTCTTTTGTATTTCAAGACACCTTTTTATTCCATGACAGCTTAGCGAATAATATTCGCTTGGGTATTGACGGTGCAACGCAAGAACAAATTGAGGCTGCGGCCAAATCTGCTCAAGCGCATGATTTTATCCAACGACTTCCGCAAGGTTACAACACCATCGCTGGAGATCGTGGGACTCGATTATCGGGAGGTCAACGCCAACGTATCACCATTGCCCGAGCCATTCTGCAAAACCGCCCGATTGTTGTGCTAGATGAAGCAACGGCTTTTGCCGATCCAGAAAACGAAGCCGCTTTAATTCAAGCTTTAGCAAATCTGATGCAAGGACGGACAGTCATTATTATTGCGCACCGCCTATCAACGATTAAAGATGCCGATCAAATCATTGTATTTGATCAAGGTGAAGTGGTTGAAAAAGGTCAACACTCAGCACTGGTTGAACAGCGAGGTGTGTATGCTCGTTTATGGCGCAATTATGAAAAAGCCCAAGGCTGGTCACTGGGTAAAAACTCAAATAAGGAGGCGAAATAA
- a CDS encoding heme/hemin ABC transporter substrate-binding protein yields MKLCLFCELKSARYFITSFVLLFVLLGLSHKAQAERIVVIDGSLTEILYELNAEKQLVGRDVTSTYPAEVVKLPSVGYMRQLSAEGILSLNPSLVITTKDAKPQKVFTQLKAAGIKVVQIENRFTVEGVFHKITEIGKALDKLEQAEALISKIKKELEISKVKVAKMAGKSGKTAMFVLGMRNGNMMVAGSGTRADEMLRLAGVENPPAGLIQGYKPLTAESAILFNPSYLITMQHGLQSSGGRDKILNATAISLTKAGQQKNLVVMDNSFLNFGPRIGEEILKLAQQVYGKQTLSNSDLLTKVVP; encoded by the coding sequence ATGAAACTTTGTTTATTCTGCGAGTTGAAAAGTGCGCGTTATTTTATTACCAGTTTTGTTTTGCTATTTGTATTACTGGGGTTATCTCATAAAGCGCAAGCGGAAAGGATTGTCGTTATTGATGGATCTTTAACAGAAATCCTCTATGAATTAAACGCTGAAAAACAACTTGTTGGACGAGATGTTACTAGCACTTATCCGGCAGAAGTCGTTAAGTTGCCGAGTGTCGGTTACATGCGTCAGCTCAGTGCTGAAGGGATATTGTCGTTGAATCCAAGTTTAGTGATTACGACCAAAGATGCAAAGCCTCAGAAAGTCTTTACGCAGTTAAAGGCAGCCGGCATTAAAGTTGTTCAAATTGAAAACCGATTTACTGTTGAAGGCGTGTTTCACAAAATCACAGAAATTGGAAAGGCGTTGGATAAACTTGAACAAGCTGAGGCATTGATTTCAAAAATCAAAAAAGAGCTTGAGATTTCTAAAGTCAAAGTGGCAAAAATGGCTGGTAAATCTGGCAAAACAGCGATGTTTGTTCTGGGTATGCGTAACGGCAATATGATGGTTGCCGGAAGCGGTACACGTGCAGATGAAATGTTGCGTTTGGCTGGGGTTGAAAATCCACCGGCCGGTTTAATTCAGGGCTACAAGCCTTTAACCGCTGAATCGGCTATTTTGTTTAATCCAAGCTATTTAATCACGATGCAGCATGGTTTGCAGTCTTCGGGAGGGCGCGACAAAATACTGAATGCCACTGCTATTAGCCTGACTAAGGCAGGGCAACAAAAAAACTTGGTGGTAATGGACAATAGTTTTCTCAATTTTGGTCCTAGAATTGGTGAAGAAATTCTTAAACTCGCGCAACAAGTCTATGGCAAGCAAACGTTATCAAACAGTGATCTGCTTACAAAGGTCGTTCCATGA
- a CDS encoding heme ABC transporter ATP-binding protein produces MALVAATQSSRLVKISGEDMLQATNLSLAFDNKPILDNISLDVEAGELLCILGPNGAGKSSLLNCLTGDYSGYDGKVMLNFKNIKDFSGLQLSGVRAVMPQSIYLDFPFLVKEVVQMALRSVSKSNIETVTLQALERFDVMHLAERNFLTLSGGEKQRVHLSRVLAQLEYSGFHRDEPRYLFLDECTSSLDLSHQHQVFAKVKEFAQYHRIGVVAVLHDLNLAAQYGDRALLLKQGKVQALNKIEKVYQNRLLSYVYDFPVEIMQHPKGWPLVVSQ; encoded by the coding sequence ATGGCTCTTGTTGCAGCGACGCAGTCGAGTCGGCTGGTAAAGATTTCAGGAGAAGATATGTTACAAGCGACCAATTTAAGTCTTGCCTTCGATAATAAACCTATTTTAGACAACATCTCTTTAGATGTTGAAGCCGGTGAGTTGCTATGTATTCTTGGGCCTAATGGTGCCGGTAAATCGAGCTTGTTAAATTGCTTAACGGGGGACTATTCTGGCTACGACGGTAAAGTCATGCTAAATTTCAAAAACATTAAGGATTTTTCAGGTTTGCAGTTATCGGGGGTTCGCGCTGTTATGCCTCAGTCGATTTATCTGGATTTTCCTTTTTTAGTGAAAGAAGTGGTACAGATGGCTTTACGTTCCGTTTCAAAGTCTAATATAGAAACGGTTACTTTACAGGCATTGGAACGTTTTGATGTTATGCACTTAGCTGAGCGAAATTTTTTGACGCTTTCTGGTGGTGAGAAACAGCGAGTTCATTTGTCTCGCGTGTTAGCTCAGCTGGAGTATAGTGGGTTTCATCGTGATGAGCCGCGTTATCTGTTTTTGGATGAGTGCACATCAAGTCTGGATTTATCGCATCAACATCAGGTTTTTGCGAAGGTTAAGGAATTCGCTCAATACCATCGCATTGGAGTGGTGGCGGTTTTGCATGATCTCAATCTTGCAGCTCAATATGGTGATCGTGCCTTGTTATTAAAACAAGGCAAAGTTCAGGCGTTAAATAAGATAGAAAAAGTCTATCAGAATCGCCTATTAAGTTATGTGTATGATTTCCCCGTTGAAATTATGCAGCATCCCAAAGGGTGGCCTCTAGTGGTTTCACAATAG
- a CDS encoding flavin reductase family protein, with protein MHLDFSQLTPTERYFTMTQAIIPRPIAWILTENLNGSHNLAPYSYFTPICSDPPLVLISAGKKAQGIEAGQPKDTVLNITGREHFVIHIPTAEQINAVQKSAALMHYGESEVKQLGLELTQFEDFPLPRLKDSSIALACRLHRLDEIGNTPQAVIYGEILSVYIADNLLNAQNRIDPLLLNPLSKLGGANYAPLDTIIQPEL; from the coding sequence ATGCACTTGGATTTTTCCCAATTAACACCAACCGAACGTTATTTCACCATGACGCAAGCGATTATCCCTCGCCCCATTGCTTGGATTCTGACTGAAAACCTCAACGGCAGTCACAATCTAGCGCCCTATTCCTATTTCACACCGATCTGCAGTGATCCACCTTTAGTGTTAATTTCCGCTGGAAAAAAAGCTCAAGGAATTGAAGCAGGTCAACCAAAAGATACCGTACTAAACATTACCGGCCGGGAACATTTTGTTATTCACATACCGACTGCAGAACAAATCAATGCTGTTCAAAAGTCGGCGGCGCTAATGCACTATGGCGAATCTGAGGTGAAACAACTGGGATTAGAGCTGACACAATTCGAAGACTTTCCTTTGCCGAGATTAAAAGACAGCTCAATTGCGTTAGCCTGTCGTTTGCACAGACTAGATGAAATCGGAAATACACCGCAAGCAGTTATTTACGGAGAAATCCTTTCGGTCTATATCGCAGACAATTTGCTTAATGCCCAAAACCGCATCGATCCACTTCTTCTTAACCCGCTTTCCAAACTCGGCGGAGCCAATTACGCACCTTTGGATACCATTATTCAACCGGAACTTTGA
- a CDS encoding MFS transporter produces MKQLTPLAISNFLTVASMMAFTVIVGPLIRQLELEEWHGGLMVAVAGISWLFLARPWGHASDLKGRKPVLLLAIGGFAIMYLCLAVILELSEQALFSAWMLVLLLTLIRSLIGSFYAGIPVIINAFIADNFGSDKRTSAMALIGFSNALGMIFGPFMAGLLVVYSLTTPIYLATILPLLALLVVWWKLPNEKVENDASLPKPKWHDQRLRLPMASGFVAMSSVIAAQTLVGFFAIDRLQLDLNEAAQVAGYALTAVGITLVLVQGFIIKKSTMQPIQMVIVGAFISAIGFFCLVWVSQIWQLIAGFSVIAIGLGLLFPGKQAMTANAVEAYEQGAASGTVSATYGLAMIVAPIMATLLYQLSSDFAFSVFAVMLLALSAMAIRKYKHQQIEFEGAL; encoded by the coding sequence ATGAAACAATTAACTCCTCTCGCCATCTCCAATTTTTTAACCGTTGCATCAATGATGGCTTTTACTGTCATCGTCGGACCGCTGATCCGTCAGCTTGAGCTTGAAGAGTGGCATGGCGGTTTAATGGTTGCCGTTGCCGGAATCAGCTGGTTGTTTCTTGCGCGACCTTGGGGGCATGCCAGTGACCTAAAGGGTCGTAAACCGGTACTGCTTTTGGCGATCGGTGGATTTGCCATAATGTATTTATGCCTAGCTGTAATTCTCGAACTGAGTGAACAAGCCCTGTTTTCGGCTTGGATGCTTGTCTTACTACTCACTCTTATTCGCAGTCTGATCGGAAGTTTTTATGCCGGCATTCCGGTAATTATCAATGCTTTTATTGCTGACAATTTTGGCTCGGACAAACGTACTTCAGCCATGGCACTGATAGGCTTTTCAAATGCTTTAGGTATGATTTTTGGCCCTTTCATGGCCGGTTTACTTGTAGTTTACAGTCTAACCACTCCGATTTATCTCGCTACCATTTTACCGCTATTAGCATTATTAGTCGTTTGGTGGAAGCTACCAAATGAAAAGGTAGAAAACGATGCATCGCTACCAAAACCCAAATGGCACGATCAACGGTTGCGCTTACCTATGGCCAGCGGTTTTGTTGCCATGAGCAGCGTAATTGCCGCACAAACGCTGGTGGGCTTTTTTGCGATTGACCGTCTGCAATTGGACTTAAATGAAGCAGCACAAGTCGCCGGTTATGCTCTGACAGCGGTTGGCATCACTTTAGTGCTAGTGCAAGGATTCATTATTAAAAAATCGACTATGCAACCAATCCAAATGGTCATAGTCGGCGCTTTCATTTCGGCGATTGGCTTTTTCTGCCTAGTATGGGTGAGCCAAATCTGGCAATTGATTGCTGGATTTTCGGTAATTGCAATCGGTTTGGGACTGCTTTTTCCCGGCAAACAGGCAATGACGGCAAATGCCGTCGAAGCGTATGAACAGGGAGCCGCCTCTGGAACCGTCTCAGCAACCTATGGGTTAGCGATGATCGTCGCACCAATTATGGCCACACTTCTATATCAACTCAGCAGTGACTTCGCATTTAGCGTCTTTGCAGTGATGCTACTTGCTCTATCAGCCATGGCAATTCGCAAATACAAACACCAGCAAATTGAATTTGAGGGTGCTCTATGA
- a CDS encoding ChuX/HutX family heme-like substrate-binding protein — MHALIEQKQLLQSSKRPPRAREAANMMGISEAEYVALSFPNQAIPLDIGRLQDLLIAVQNLGEVMALTRNDSIVFEHHGHYHNPRFRHAHMILENPPVDLRLRINEVKYGFAVNENDRLSLQFFDVQGRAIHKIYLTEQSDCAAYDYLTQKYRADFVMPVPEIPAGKDLLGIHISDDVWAEFEKQWQQMTNSHQVGPLLKRYGLTRPQAYQRLETVASKLPADAAKFMLEQLARLHIPLLIFAPNGVCTQIHQGTISNLMETGPWFNVLDEHFHMHLNLSEIDQVWRVYKPSEKEVIESIEWFDKSQQSIAMLYLHPDARGDATIMNKWQDLLAVLSELPAEES; from the coding sequence ATGCATGCATTAATCGAACAAAAACAGCTGTTGCAGTCTTCTAAGCGTCCACCTCGTGCGAGAGAAGCCGCCAATATGATGGGAATTAGTGAGGCCGAATATGTGGCTTTATCCTTCCCAAATCAGGCAATTCCATTGGATATCGGCCGTCTACAAGACTTATTGATTGCTGTGCAAAATTTAGGGGAGGTAATGGCGTTGACTCGAAACGATAGCATTGTGTTTGAGCATCATGGGCATTATCACAATCCTCGCTTTCGACATGCTCATATGATTTTAGAGAATCCGCCGGTGGATTTACGCTTACGAATCAATGAGGTGAAGTATGGCTTTGCGGTAAACGAAAATGACCGACTAAGTTTACAGTTCTTCGATGTTCAAGGGCGTGCGATTCATAAAATTTATCTGACTGAACAAAGTGATTGTGCAGCCTATGATTACTTGACCCAAAAGTACCGAGCCGATTTTGTGATGCCTGTTCCAGAAATACCGGCCGGTAAAGATTTATTAGGCATTCATATTTCCGATGATGTCTGGGCTGAATTTGAAAAACAGTGGCAGCAAATGACGAACTCGCATCAGGTAGGGCCATTGTTAAAACGTTATGGGTTGACACGCCCTCAAGCTTATCAACGGCTAGAGACCGTTGCTTCAAAACTTCCCGCCGATGCGGCAAAGTTTATGTTGGAACAATTAGCACGTCTGCACATCCCGCTTTTGATCTTTGCACCGAATGGGGTTTGTACTCAGATTCATCAAGGAACGATTTCTAATCTTATGGAAACCGGCCCTTGGTTTAATGTTTTAGATGAGCACTTTCACATGCACCTTAATTTGTCAGAGATTGATCAAGTTTGGCGAGTGTATAAACCGAGTGAAAAAGAGGTGATTGAGTCGATTGAATGGTTTGATAAATCCCAACAGTCTATCGCCATGCTTTATTTACACCCCGATGCACGAGGTGATGCAACCATCATGAATAAATGGCAAGACTTGTTGGCTGTATTGTCAGAGTTACCTGCTGAAGAATCATGA
- a CDS encoding ABC transporter ATP-binding protein, whose amino-acid sequence MSTKNNQTAKSIPSLKQSFQRMIHAAGDQGSALKRSFTLTIASAILQGLAFACLYPLFNALVTEGNTEKAIQWLSTMLIISLFELILRWQAHNFGYSEKLSEVTHQMRVKIGAQLRKIPLHVLSDKRTGEFTSVIAGNVDEVITPMGNVVEMFIRSLIVPIVIVIATAFVNWQLALALLLIFPMMIPIYRWRRTAFGKGMRTLEKAHKQTNSEIIEYAQGLPVLRAANATGDKAQKLQQSLIHLQMVQRKGQLKGVIPNLSLWTLVEGGIILVLALGVYFITTQSLTIAALAALLVISVRLSESVAIITNVSAVLDYMETGLEKIEEFLAIKPLDFDQQQPLPEKFNLEFKNLRFGYQTDSTPELDQINLKIPEKSMTALVGPSGSGKTTLTRMIMRYADPQEGQLLLSNIDLRRISPDLLMQNISVVFQDVYLFDDTILNNIRMGKPDASDEQVEAAAKSAHCHEFIARLPHGYQTRVGEIGGTLSGGERQRISIARAILKDAPIVILDEPTAALDTESELAVQQAIDELVQNRTVIVIAHRLSTIVGADQIVVLEDGKIKQIGKHDELISQDGRYLSMWQAQQNVKNWHLHSPNK is encoded by the coding sequence ATGAGCACTAAAAACAACCAAACGGCTAAATCAATTCCGTCTCTAAAACAATCTTTTCAACGAATGATTCATGCTGCTGGCGATCAAGGTTCTGCGTTAAAACGCTCTTTTACACTGACAATTGCTTCAGCAATTCTACAAGGTTTAGCTTTTGCTTGCCTCTATCCATTATTCAACGCGTTAGTTACCGAAGGCAATACAGAAAAAGCCATCCAATGGCTTAGCACCATGTTGATCATAAGTTTATTTGAACTGATCTTACGTTGGCAAGCACACAATTTTGGTTATTCTGAAAAACTCTCAGAAGTGACTCACCAGATGCGTGTCAAAATCGGCGCACAACTTCGTAAAATCCCACTGCATGTATTGTCAGACAAGCGTACAGGCGAATTTACGTCAGTTATTGCAGGGAATGTTGATGAAGTCATTACCCCTATGGGGAATGTGGTCGAGATGTTTATACGCAGCCTAATCGTCCCAATAGTCATTGTGATTGCGACAGCGTTTGTTAACTGGCAATTGGCTTTGGCACTGTTGTTGATTTTTCCGATGATGATTCCGATTTACCGCTGGCGTCGAACCGCTTTTGGCAAGGGAATGCGTACCCTAGAAAAGGCACATAAACAAACAAACTCAGAAATTATTGAATACGCTCAAGGTTTGCCGGTTTTACGGGCGGCAAATGCAACCGGGGACAAGGCACAAAAATTGCAACAATCACTAATTCACCTGCAAATGGTGCAACGTAAAGGACAATTAAAAGGTGTTATTCCAAACCTGAGTCTTTGGACTCTAGTTGAAGGCGGTATTATTCTGGTTCTGGCACTGGGTGTCTATTTTATTACCACGCAAAGCCTAACGATTGCAGCTCTAGCAGCGCTTTTAGTGATTAGTGTTCGTTTGTCGGAATCTGTAGCAATTATCACCAATGTATCTGCAGTTCTGGATTATATGGAAACTGGCCTTGAAAAAATTGAAGAATTTTTAGCGATCAAACCACTCGATTTTGATCAGCAACAACCATTGCCCGAGAAGTTTAATCTGGAATTTAAGAATTTACGTTTTGGTTATCAAACTGATAGCACACCAGAACTGGATCAAATCAACTTGAAAATTCCTGAAAAATCAATGACCGCTTTGGTTGGACCTTCCGGTTCCGGCAAGACCACTCTAACACGGATGATAATGCGTTATGCCGATCCGCAAGAAGGTCAGCTACTGCTCAGCAATATCGATTTAAGACGAATTTCCCCTGACCTACTCATGCAGAATATTTCAGTGGTCTTCCAAGATGTTTATCTATTTGATGACACCATCTTGAACAATATTCGCATGGGGAAACCAGATGCATCGGATGAACAAGTTGAAGCCGCTGCAAAATCGGCACACTGCCACGAATTTATTGCCCGACTACCGCATGGTTACCAGACCCGTGTTGGCGAAATCGGCGGCACCTTATCAGGAGGCGAACGCCAACGAATCAGTATAGCCCGTGCGATACTTAAAGATGCGCCGATTGTGATTCTTGATGAGCCTACCGCAGCCTTGGATACTGAAAGCGAACTAGCCGTTCAACAAGCAATTGATGAGTTAGTCCAAAATCGCACCGTGATTGTGATTGCGCATCGTCTGTCCACCATTGTCGGCGCTGATCAGATTGTCGTTTTGGAAGATGGCAAAATCAAACAAATCGGAAAACATGACGAACTGATTTCACAAGATGGTCGCTATCTGTCTATGTGGCAGGCACAACAGAATGTTAAAAATTGGCATTTACACTCTCCAAACAAATAG